A window of Melospiza melodia melodia isolate bMelMel2 chromosome Z, bMelMel2.pri, whole genome shotgun sequence contains these coding sequences:
- the SHLD3 gene encoding shieldin complex subunit 3 → MEVVLHYRPHQRDLTKLQKFAEAAVKEFPIRQLPRFAPWFPNDLHRLPLKPIRQAPVISCEEVEELKQLSTPSEYVTGSPDYDCTKSLLEFHSSMKHGPTSIRAQAVHRAINLDCQGEPPPNGKQKLKRSWSVSLPRAKLREKIHPLSQELQNSLERLKLHAFCRAKWTIEQSLCKNQNLEDIWVKLNRLIKQNELPSCNATIQRSVGQIWIFCDILYCEYVRNILREKLSLTDKMNLLVHKYGIIFSL, encoded by the coding sequence ATGGAAGTGGTCTTGCACTATCGACCACATCAGAGAGATCTAACAAAACTGCAGAAatttgcagaagcagcagtgaagGAGTTTCCCATTCGCCAGTTACCAAGATTTGCACCCTGGTTTCCAAATGATTTACACAGACTTCCCCTCAAACCAATAAGGCAGGCACCTGTTATTTCTTGTGAGGAAGTGGAAGAATTGAAACAGCTTTCTACACCTTCAGAATATGTTACAGGATCTCCTGATTATGACTGCACAAAAAGTCTCCTTGAGTTTCACTCTAGCATGAAACATGGTCCGACTTCAATCAGAGCACAGGCTGTTCACAGAGCAATTAACTTGGACTGTCAAGGAGAACCACCACCTAATGGAAAACAGAAATTGAAAAGGTCTTGGAGTGTCTCTCTCCCTAGAGCTAAACTCAGAGAGAAGATTCATCCTTTATCTCAAGAACTGCAGAATAGTTTGGAAAGACTAAAGCTGCATGCATTTTGTAGAGCCAAGTGGACAATTGAACAGTCTCTTTGTAAAAACCAGAATTTGGAGGACATATGGGTAAAATTGAATAGACTCATTAAACAGAATGAATTGCCATCTTGCAATGCTACTATCCAAAGATCTGTGGGACAGATATGGATTTTCTGTGATATATTATACTGTGAATATGTTAGAAATATTctcagggaaaagctgagccttaCAGATAAAATGAATTTACTTGTACATAAATATGGAATTATATTTAGTTTATAA